A single window of Deltaproteobacteria bacterium DNA harbors:
- a CDS encoding sugar transferase produces the protein MKSQHAITWKFKRWLDLSLAFIGLMVSSPLFILISILIRLDSPGPVFFRQERVGQNGQIFRVWKFRTMVCNAEFIGPCYSFIENDPRITWVGKVLRYLSLDELPQLFNIIKGEMSLVGPRATLPYQAERYNDFQKKRLAVKPGITGWAQINGRNDIPWSQRFIYDVWYVEHWSLMLDLKIIFSTIPMVLRRQGVRMNQNVTEVEDF, from the coding sequence ATGAAGTCCCAGCACGCTATAACGTGGAAGTTTAAAAGATGGCTCGATCTAAGCCTCGCTTTCATTGGCTTAATGGTTTCCAGCCCATTATTCATATTGATTTCTATACTAATTCGCCTTGACTCTCCCGGACCGGTCTTTTTCCGCCAGGAACGGGTGGGTCAGAATGGTCAGATTTTCAGAGTGTGGAAATTCCGGACAATGGTCTGTAACGCAGAGTTTATCGGGCCATGTTACAGCTTTATTGAAAACGACCCCCGGATTACCTGGGTCGGAAAGGTTCTCAGGTACTTAAGCTTAGATGAGCTCCCCCAGCTTTTCAATATTATTAAAGGAGAGATGAGTCTTGTCGGTCCCCGCGCTACCTTGCCCTATCAGGCAGAACGTTACAACGACTTTCAAAAAAAACGTTTGGCGGTCAAACCCGGAATTACCGGTTGGGCACAGATAAACGGTCGCAATGACATCCCCTGGTCACAAAGATTTATTTATGATGTTTGGTATGTCGAGCATTGGTCCTTGATGCTAGATCTTAAGATAATTTTTAGTACTATTCCCATGGTACTGAGGCGTCAAGGAGTGAGGATGAATCAGAATGTGACTGAAGTGGAAGATTTCTGA
- a CDS encoding ATP-grasp domain-containing protein produces MHTKKVTVLVTGVGSPGGVTIVKALRQSSLAIRLISTDMNPLSAGFFLSDEAYIVPPASDPTYMDKLVSLCEDEKIDIAFIGSEPELRFLTNHLDVVENYTRTCFVISAPEIMTACMDKWQMTELLTRHGFLCPETTLASDEHGVKALVNKFGFPLFLKPRRASGSKGTVLVRNQHELKFFQQYLEDAVVQEWLPEEKEEYTVGIYVDRKGRVVGSIVSKRELTAGLTYRAIFADYPEISDYCEKVAGKLRPLGPCNFQLRRHKGCLSIFEINPRCSSTTIMRAVMGFNEPEMAIRDLIFQEELEQPQVKLGIVLRYWDEVYLNHTALELPASGYGRLRRPTASIIQCPTIESQGKSSAKPLQ; encoded by the coding sequence ATGCATACAAAAAAAGTAACAGTTTTAGTGACCGGGGTTGGTTCACCCGGTGGGGTTACAATTGTTAAGGCCTTGCGACAATCGTCATTGGCTATACGCCTCATCTCGACCGACATGAACCCCCTTTCGGCTGGTTTTTTCTTGTCTGATGAGGCATATATTGTGCCCCCGGCATCTGATCCCACTTATATGGATAAATTGGTAAGCCTATGCGAGGATGAAAAAATTGATATTGCCTTCATTGGGTCAGAACCTGAACTTCGATTTTTAACCAATCATCTTGATGTGGTTGAGAACTATACTCGTACCTGTTTCGTGATCAGTGCCCCGGAGATCATGACCGCATGTATGGACAAATGGCAGATGACCGAGCTCCTTACCCGTCACGGTTTCCTTTGCCCTGAAACTACCCTTGCCAGTGATGAACACGGGGTCAAGGCCTTGGTCAACAAGTTCGGTTTCCCGCTTTTCCTCAAGCCGAGGCGCGCCTCCGGTTCTAAAGGCACGGTCTTGGTCCGCAATCAGCATGAGCTCAAATTCTTCCAACAATATTTAGAAGATGCAGTCGTCCAAGAGTGGCTCCCTGAGGAAAAAGAGGAATATACGGTGGGAATCTATGTCGACCGTAAGGGCAGAGTGGTCGGTAGCATTGTCAGCAAGCGGGAATTGACGGCGGGATTAACTTACCGCGCCATCTTTGCTGATTATCCGGAAATCTCTGACTACTGCGAAAAAGTAGCCGGCAAGTTAAGGCCGCTTGGTCCCTGTAATTTCCAACTAAGGCGGCACAAAGGCTGTCTCTCGATTTTCGAGATAAACCCCCGCTGCTCCTCTACCACTATAATGCGAGCCGTCATGGGCTTTAATGAACCGGAAATGGCCATCCGCGATTTAATCTTTCAGGAGGAACTGGAACAGCCACAGGTAAAATTAGGAATTGTCCTACGGTATTGGGATGAAGTGTATCTTAATCACACTGCTTTAGAATTACCGGCCTCAGGCTACGGCCGGCTGAGACGTCCGACTGCCTCCATAATTCAATGCCCAACAATTGAAAGTCAAGGGAAAAGCTCAGCTAAGCCATTGCAATGA
- a CDS encoding DegT/DnrJ/EryC1/StrS family aminotransferase: MLKAKSTIPIVFPTLHNFDEVVHEFRQAWESGQVTTGTFTRQFEMVVEEKLEVPHTIMVQSCTAGLMLVMRAMELKGEVILPAFSWTATALAVIWNGLIPVFAEITPGVCTLDPEAVANAITPRTAAVMPVNVFGCPPNYEAFAQLAQDNHLALLYDSAQGLGSRYQGDHNTWHYAGGFGDAEVFSLSPTKVVSAMEGGLITTRNDRLAQKLRRMRDYGKTADGEDIAWLGLSARIPEINAIVARYNFTHLDELVRRRQELIQAYKKTLGELAGVSYQTIPANFQSSWNYFTLFINAQEARYSRDEVYDYLKKQGIQAKKYFYPALHQQKVYQEIGGSYLGKLPITETAAAQGLALPLYSHMEIDTVAKVAESLRVILR; encoded by the coding sequence TTGCTTAAAGCTAAATCTACAATCCCCATCGTCTTTCCGACTCTACATAATTTCGACGAAGTGGTTCACGAGTTCCGTCAGGCATGGGAAAGCGGGCAGGTTACCACGGGGACGTTCACCCGGCAATTTGAAATGGTGGTAGAAGAGAAGCTGGAAGTGCCGCACACTATCATGGTCCAATCTTGTACGGCTGGCTTAATGCTGGTCATGCGTGCCATGGAACTGAAGGGCGAGGTTATCCTGCCGGCCTTCAGCTGGACCGCCACCGCGCTGGCGGTGATATGGAATGGTCTTATCCCGGTTTTTGCAGAGATTACTCCTGGAGTTTGCACCCTTGATCCTGAGGCTGTGGCCAACGCTATCACCCCTCGCACCGCCGCAGTGATGCCGGTCAATGTCTTTGGCTGTCCGCCAAATTATGAGGCCTTTGCACAGTTAGCCCAAGATAACCACCTAGCCTTGCTGTATGACTCGGCCCAGGGGTTAGGCTCGAGATATCAGGGAGACCATAATACCTGGCATTATGCCGGAGGGTTTGGTGACGCCGAGGTCTTTTCCCTCAGTCCGACCAAGGTAGTCAGTGCCATGGAAGGAGGGTTGATAACTACTCGTAACGATAGACTAGCGCAGAAGCTGCGCCGGATGCGAGACTATGGCAAGACCGCTGATGGGGAGGATATTGCCTGGCTGGGACTTTCAGCCCGAATCCCCGAGATCAATGCCATTGTCGCTCGCTATAATTTCACCCACCTGGATGAGTTGGTGCGGCGTAGGCAGGAACTCATCCAGGCTTACAAAAAAACCTTAGGAGAACTAGCAGGGGTGTCTTACCAGACAATTCCCGCTAACTTTCAGTCCTCGTGGAATTATTTTACCCTATTTATTAATGCCCAGGAAGCACGGTATTCCCGAGACGAAGTTTATGACTACCTTAAAAAACAAGGCATCCAGGCCAAGAAATATTTCTATCCGGCCTTACATCAACAAAAAGTTTATCAGGAAATTGGGGGGTCATATCTCGGGAAGCTTCCGATAACTGAAACCGCGGCCGCCCAAGGACTGGCGTTACCCCTGTATTCCCATATGGAGATCGACACGGTTGCAAAAGTGGCGGAGTCATTGCGGGTAATCTTGAGATGA
- a CDS encoding methyltransferase domain-containing protein produces MHINSIDYLGCPACNNRLRLKVTEQDCYEIVHGVLECLSCNRHFEIKDGLPDLTFPESLADLDLQSQSMYDRREDSSHGSNLSLANVRGFLEALGKLVSHKGRCPSEAGFGSLLNFKFPDAIRFFGLGIWEFALWETRARKQIIDRLELKKNDTVLETGVGTGQNLAIIAKQIGPDAQLDGMDLSSESLKVAHSKMRRRGIQVELVQGNASYLPYRTATFDAVLHMGAMDVIADQKRAISEMHRVAKPGAKIVISDEGLAPGKEKTWLGKWILNLSPVFAYKPPVEQVPAGIEGFQVDWVWQRTFWVMEFRKK; encoded by the coding sequence ATGCATATTAACTCAATAGATTACCTCGGATGCCCGGCCTGCAATAACCGGCTTAGGTTAAAAGTTACAGAGCAGGATTGTTATGAAATAGTGCATGGTGTGCTGGAGTGCCTCTCCTGTAACCGGCATTTTGAGATCAAAGACGGCTTGCCTGATCTTACCTTTCCAGAATCGCTTGCGGATTTAGATCTCCAAAGCCAGTCAATGTATGACCGACGCGAAGATTCCAGCCATGGATCGAACCTTAGTTTGGCCAATGTCCGAGGATTTTTAGAAGCCCTGGGCAAGCTCGTCAGCCATAAAGGGCGATGTCCGTCCGAAGCCGGATTCGGCTCTTTGCTAAACTTCAAATTTCCTGATGCCATTAGATTTTTTGGTCTCGGCATCTGGGAGTTTGCTTTATGGGAAACCCGGGCTCGGAAGCAAATTATTGATCGATTGGAACTTAAAAAAAATGATACGGTCCTGGAAACTGGTGTGGGGACCGGGCAGAACCTGGCGATTATCGCCAAACAGATCGGCCCAGATGCACAACTGGATGGCATGGACCTCTCCTCTGAGAGCCTCAAGGTGGCACATTCAAAAATGCGGCGTAGGGGAATTCAGGTTGAACTAGTCCAGGGTAATGCTTCCTATTTACCATACCGCACTGCGACCTTTGATGCGGTCTTACACATGGGGGCCATGGACGTAATCGCGGACCAAAAGCGCGCCATTTCAGAAATGCATCGGGTGGCCAAGCCGGGAGCCAAAATAGTCATCAGCGATGAAGGGCTAGCCCCAGGTAAGGAAAAGACTTGGTTGGGTAAATGGATCTTGAATCTAAGCCCGGTCTTTGCATATAAGCCGCCCGTGGAGCAGGTGCCAGCGGGAATAGAAGGTTTCCAGGTTGATTGGGTCTGGCAGCGAACCTTCTGGGTTATGGAGTTCAGGAAAAAATAA
- a CDS encoding PHP domain-containing protein — protein MSKFIKNIPSFSPAAILAGDIPAVDFHLHTVFTDGEDNLESYVRSAVEQGLSAIAFPEHVTLDEARLNGWFLAFLKEVDRCREVFPDIKIFKGVEARVIDFQGRLNFPEHYAASVDFVMGVVHRYPGVGTNVANYSKEITPDKARHLELEATLAILENPQVSVIGHVGGVYLKKFGLFPLEDFARVIQKAAQRGVAFEINSRYHQAIWKELLELCAQHGARVTLGSDAHKVEHLGDINRLLVGQLCIQKK, from the coding sequence ATGTCAAAGTTTATAAAAAATATTCCCAGTTTTTCACCGGCTGCAATACTGGCCGGAGACATTCCCGCGGTCGATTTTCATCTACATACGGTTTTCACGGATGGCGAAGATAATTTGGAAAGCTACGTCCGGTCAGCAGTGGAACAGGGATTGAGCGCTATCGCCTTCCCAGAACATGTGACCCTTGATGAGGCCAGGCTTAATGGCTGGTTCCTGGCTTTTCTAAAGGAAGTTGATCGATGTCGGGAGGTCTTTCCCGACATAAAGATCTTTAAAGGTGTTGAGGCCAGAGTAATTGACTTCCAGGGTAGATTAAATTTTCCAGAACATTATGCTGCTTCGGTGGACTTTGTCATGGGAGTGGTGCACCGTTATCCCGGAGTAGGTACAAATGTTGCAAACTATTCCAAGGAAATTACCCCGGACAAGGCGCGCCATCTGGAGTTAGAGGCGACTTTAGCGATTTTAGAAAATCCTCAAGTGTCGGTGATAGGTCACGTAGGCGGCGTATACCTCAAAAAATTCGGACTATTCCCCCTAGAGGATTTCGCGCGAGTTATACAAAAAGCGGCTCAACGAGGAGTCGCATTTGAGATCAACTCCAGGTACCATCAAGCAATCTGGAAAGAGTTGTTGGAGTTATGTGCTCAACACGGGGCGAGAGTAACCCTGGGATCTGATGCCCACAAAGTGGAACATCTCGGGGATATAAATCGACTGCTGGTTGGTCAGTTATGCATACAAAAAAAGTAA